The Gigantopelta aegis isolate Gae_Host unplaced genomic scaffold, Gae_host_genome ctg2744_pilon_pilon:::debris, whole genome shotgun sequence genome has a segment encoding these proteins:
- the LOC121391617 gene encoding uncharacterized protein LOC121391617 — protein MTTNELSTDQKLPENENVDNLESSLDITKRGLKRLNRPPDLNISGTHSQIETVEATVGGEEEESTGEHQIEEEVIVHSSTPSKLSARWTWFAFETPFSMEQSTVEICNACSESDLDLVKRLITRACQNGHFEIVKLLTAHPQCNIKAKNNNHERPVSLACKSGNVDIVRHLVKDKGCDITGKYGFFNDTLLHIACEKGHFEIVKFLTAHPQCNIEAENSIHERSVSLACKSGNVDIVQHLVEDKGCDFDVRCGNANNTPLHIACEKGNFEIVKFLTAHPQCNIEAENSIHERPVSLACKSGNVNIVQHLVEDKGCDVDFKTRYDDTPLHLACEKGNFEIVKLLTAHPQCNIEAENIGQERPVYLACKSGNVNIVRLLVEDKNCVITGKYGFFNDTLLHVACQNGHFEIVKLLTAHPQCNIEAKNNIHERPVSLACKSGNVDIVQHLVEDKGCDVDFKTRYDDTPLHLACENGYFEIVKLLTAHPQCNVEAKNNSQERPVSLACKSGNVDIVRHLVKDKGCDITSKYGFLNDTLLHVACQKGHFEIVKLLTAHPQCNIEAENNNQERPVYLACKSGNVNIVRHLVQDKGCNVDFKTRYGNNTPLHIACEKGHFEIVKLLTENPQCNIEAENDMQERPVSLACKSGNVDIVKHLVEDKGCDVDVKTHYDATPLHIACGKGNFEMVKVLTAHPQCNTRYGNNTPLHIACEKGHFEIVKLLTENPQCNIEAENDMQERPVSLACKSGNVDIVKHLVEDKGCDVDVKTHYDATPLHIACGKGNFEMVKVLTAHPQCNVEAENNNQERPVYLACKSGNVNIVRHLVQDKGCNVDFKTRYGNNTPLHIACEKGHFEIVKLLTENPQCNIEAENDMQERPVSLACKSGNVDIVKHLVEDKGCDVDVKTHYDATPLHIACGKGNFEMVKVLTAHPQCNVEAENNNQERPVYLACKSGNVNIVRHLVEDKGCDVDVKTHYDATPLHLACEKGYFEIVKLLTAHTQCNIEAENNNQERPVYLACESGNVDIVQHLVEDKGCDIDVRCGNANNSLLHIACGKESFEMVKLLTAYPQCNIEAENNGQERPVYLACESGNVDIVRHLIEDKGCDVDVKTHYNDTPLHLACRKSNFEIVKLLTAHPKCNIEAENNGQERPVYLACESGNVDIVQHLVEDKGCDVHFKTRYSNNTPLHIACKKSNFEIVKLLTAHPKCNIEAENNNQERPVYLACESGNVDIVQHLVEDKGCDVNFKISYINNTLLHIACEKGHFEMVKILTAHPKCNIEAENNNQERPVYLACESGNVDIVQHLVEDKGCDIDVRCENANNTPLHIACEKGNFEMVKVLTAHPQCNVEAENNNQERPVYLACESGNVDIVQHLVEDKGCDIDVRCGNANNTPLHITCEKGHFEMVKLLTAHPKCNIEAENKNQERPVYLACESGNVDIVRHLVEDKGCDIDVRCAKAKNTPLHIACEKGHFEMVKLLTAHPKCNIEAENKNQERPVYLACESGNVDIVQQLVEDKGCDIDVRCGNAKNTPLHIACEKGHFEMVKLLTAHPKCNIEAENKNQERPVYLACESGNVDIVRHLVEDKGCDIDVRCGNANNSPLHITCENGHFEMVKLLTAHPKCNIEAENKNQERPVYLACESGNVDIVRHLVEDKDCDIDVRCAKAKNTPLHIACEKGHFEMVKLLTAHPKCNIEAENKNQERPVYLACESGNVDIVRHLVEDKDCDIDVRCAKAKNTPLHIACEKGHFEMVKLLTAHPKCNIEAENKNQERPVYLACESGNVDIVQHLVEDKGCDIDVRCGNANNSPLHITCEKGHFEMVKLLTAHPKCNIEAENNNQERPVCLACESGNVDIVRHLIEDKGCDVDVKTHYNDTPLHLACRKSNFEIVKLLTAHPKCNIEAENMNQERPVYLACESGNVDIVRHLVEDKGCDVHFKRCYSNNTPLHIACKKSNFEMVKLLTAHPKCNIEAENKNQERPVYLACESGNVDIVQHLVEDKGCDVDVKTHYNDTPLHIACKKSNFEIVKLLTAHPKCNIEAENEDQERPVYLACKSGNVDIVQHLVEDKGCDVNFKTQYDGPPGAGKSTLKKKLLNESLTEPSLSTGVVDAAIQVDSFRKLQQHNAVVTTEWRTQDLDEEAVLVYENIASSTSRSLHHPTSSEIIQFNNNVSSDIVIPMTEINETDIDMRDVLEEELEDSSGCNSDSETNTMEGQEGTKKIRLEEKLEEGDIEEDNKRFKKKDKTTITHQKGLKSLSKFVESIPVTKRRVYEERSQQTTKDSHAMLHIIDTGGQPEFHEMLPALITGPAINLLVFDLTIDLKSRYEITYRSSSGDSKPYQTSLTHEEVIFRSLASIACLRQNTIGWSFDAVPLKDESEPAAFLIATHRDCFLNETEAQAKVDSVNNHLKLKIQASGELFREDLVQYSTSDQVIFALDTRNDQKKLKSYVQFFMKSLTESFMSYLFLLLGVPLA, from the exons ATGACAACCAATGAACTCTCTACGGACCAGAAATTACCGGAAAATGAGAATGTTGACAATTTAGAGAGCTCGTTAGACATAACTAAAAGAGGTCTTAAGAGACTTAATCGTCCTCCTGATTTGAATATTTCTGGCACTCACAGTCAAATAGAAACAGTAGAGGCTACAGTGGGTGGAGAAGAGGAAGAGAGTACAGGAGAACATCAAATTGAGGAGGAAGTTATTGTCCATAGCTCCACCCCCTCTAAATTATCGG CTCGGTGGACGTGGTTTGCTTTTGAAACACCTTTCTCAATGGAACAATCAACAGTAGAGATTTGTAATGCCTGTTCTGAAAGTGATCTCGATCTTGTTAAGAGACTTATAACCCGAG CATGTCAAAATGGTCACTTTGAAATTGTCAAACTTCTAACTGCACATCCTCAATGTAATATCAaagctaaaaataataatcatgaaAGACCAGTCTCTTTAGCATGTAAATCTGGAAATGTAGACATTGTACGACATCTTGTTAAagacaaaggctgtgatattactggtaaatatggtttttttaatgacactctATTACACATAGCATGTGAAAAGGGTCACTTCGAAATTGTCAAATTTCTAACTGCACACCCTCAATGTAATATTGAAGCTGAGAATAGTATTCATGAAAGATCAGTCTCTTTAGCATGTAAATCTGGAAATGTAGACATTGTACAACATCTTGTTGAAGACAAAGGTTGTGACTTTGATGTCAGATGTGGGAATGCTAACAACACTCCATTACACATAGCATGTGAAAAGGGAAACTTTGAAATTGTCAAATTTCTAACTGCACACCCTCAATGTAATATTGAAGCTGAGAATAGTATTCATGAAAGACCAGTCTCTTTAGCATGTAAATCTGGAAATGTAAACATTGTACAACATCTTGTTGAAGATAAAGGTTGTGATGTTGATTTCAAGACTCGTTATGATGATACTCCATTACACTTAGCATGTGAAAAGGGTAACTTTGAAATTGTCAAACTTCTAACTGCACATCCTCAATGTAATATTGAAGCTGAGAATATTGGTCAGGAGAGACCAGTCTACTTAGCTTGTAAATCTGGAAATGTAAACATTGTACGACTGCTTGTTGAAGACAAAAACTGTGTTATTACTGGTAAAtatggtttttttaatgacactctATTACACGTAGCATGTCAAAACGGTCACTTTGAAATTGTCAAACTTCTAACTGCACACCCTCAATGTAATATTGAAGCTAAGAATAATATTCATGAAAGACCAGTCTCTTTAGCATGTAAATCTGGAAATGTAGACATTGTACAACATCTTGTTGAAGATAAAGGTTGTGATGTTGATTTCAAGACTCGTTATGATGATACTCCATTACACTTAGCATGTGAAAATGGTTACTTTGAAATTGTCAAACTTCTAACTGCACATCCTCAATGTAATGTTGAAGCTAAGAATAATTCTCAGGAGAGACCAGTCTCTTTAGCATGTAAATCTGGAAATGTAGACATTGTACGACATCTTGTTAAagacaaaggctgtgatattaCTAGTAAATATGGTTTTCTTAATGACACTCTATTACACGTAGCATGTCAAAAAGGTCACTTTGAAATTGTCAAACTTCTAACTGCACACCCTCAATGTAATATTGAAGCTGAGAATAATAATCAGGAGAGACCAGTCTACTTAGCTTGTAAGTCTGGAAATGTAAACATTGTACGACATCTTGTTCAAGATAAAGGTTGCAATGTTGATTTCAAGACTCGTTATGGTAACAATACTCCATTACACATAGCATGTGAAAAGGGTCACTTCGAAATTGTCAAACTTCTAACTGAAAACCCTCAATGTAATATTGAAGCTGAGAACGATATGCAGGAAAGACCAGTCTCTTTAGCATGTAAATCTGGAAATGTGGACATTGTAAAACATCTTGTTGAAGATAAAGGTTGTGATGTTGATGTCAAGACTCATTATGATGCTACTCCATTACACATAGCATGTGGAAAGGGTAACTTTGAAATGGTCAAAGTTCTAACTGCGCATCCTCAATGTAAT ACTCGTTATGGTAACAATACTCCATTACACATAGCATGTGAAAAGGGTCACTTCGAAATTGTCAAACTTCTAACTGAAAACCCTCAATGTAATATTGAAGCTGAGAACGATATGCAGGAAAGACCAGTCTCTTTAGCATGTAAATCTGGAAATGTGGACATTGTAAAACATCTTGTTGAAGATAAAGGTTGTGATGTTGATGTCAAGACTCATTATGATGCTACTCCATTACACATAGCATGTGGAAAGGGTAACTTTGAAATGGTCAAAGTTCTAACTGCGCATCCTCAATGTAATGTTGAAGCTGAGAATAATAACCAGGAAAGACCAGTCTACTTAGCTTGTAAGTCTGGAAATGTAAACATTGTACGACATCTTGTTCAAGATAAAGGTTGCAATGTTGATTTCAAGACTCGTTATGGTAACAATACTCCATTACACATAGCATGTGAAAAGGGTCACTTCGAAATTGTCAAACTTCTAACTGAAAACCCTCAATGTAATATTGAAGCTGAGAACGATATGCAGGAAAGACCAGTCTCTTTAGCATGTAAATCTGGAAATGTGGACATTGTAAAACATCTTGTTGAAGATAAAGGTTGTGATGTTGATGTCAAGACTCATTATGATGCTACTCCATTACACATAGCATGTGGAAAGGGTAACTTTGAAATGGTCAAAGTTCTAACTGCGCATCCTCAATGTAATGTTGAAGCTGAGAATAATAACCAGGAAAGACCAGTCTACTTAGCTTGTAAGTCTGGAAATGTAAACATTGTACGACATCTTGTTGAAGATAAAGGCTGTGATGTTGATGTCAAAACTCATTATGATGCTACTCCATTACACTTAGCATGTGAAAAAGGTTACTTTGAAATTGTCAAACTTCTAACTGCGCATACTCAATGTAATATTGAAGCTGAGAATAATAATCAGGAGAGACCAGTCTACTTAGCTTGTGAATCTGGAAATGTAGATATTGTACAGCATCTTGTTGAAGACAAAGGTTGTGACATTGATGTCAGATGTGGGAATGCTAACAACAGTCTATTACACATAGCATGTGGAAAGGAGAGCTTTGAAATGGTCAAACTTCTAACAGCATATCCTCAATGTAATATTGAAGCTGAGAATAATGGTCAGGAGAGACCAGTCTACTTAGCTTGTGAATCTGGAAATGTAGACATAGTACGACATCTTATTGAAGATAAAGGCTGTGATGTTGATGTCAAGACTCATTATAATGATACTCCATTACACTTAGCATGCAGGAAGAGTAACTTTGAAATTGTCAAACTACTAACTGCACACCCTAAATGTAATATTGAAGCTGAGAATAATGGTCAGGAGAGACCAGTCTACTTAGCTTGTGAATCTGGAAATGTAGACATTGTACAACATCTTGTTGAAGACAAAGGTTGTGATGTTCATTTCAAGACTCGTTATAGTAACAACACTCCATTACACATAGCATGCAAGAAGAGTAACTTTGAAATTGTCAAACTTCTAACTGCACACCCTAAATGTAATATTGAAGCTGAGAATAATAATCAGGAGAGACCAGTCTACTTAGCTTGTGAATCTGGAAATGTAGACATTGTACAACATCTTGTTGAAGACAAAGGTTGTGATGTCAATTTCAAGATCAGTTATATtaacaacactttattacacaTAGCATGTGAAAAGGGTCACTTTGAAATGGTTAAAATTCTAACGGCACACCCTAAGTGTAATATTGAAGCTGAGAATAATAATCAGGAGAGACCAGTCTACTTAGCTTGTGAATCTGGAAATGTAGACATTGTACAACATCTTGTTGAAGACAAAGGTTGTGACATTGATGTCAGATGTGAGAATGCTAACAACACTCCATTACACATAGCATGTGAAAAGGGAAACTTTGAAATGGTCAAAGTTCTAACTGCACATCCTCAATGTAATGTTGAAGCTGAGAATAATAATCAGGAGAGACCAGTCTACTTAGCTTGTGAATCTGGAAATGTAGATATTGTACAACATCTTGTTGAAGACAAAGGTTGTGACATTGATGTCAGATGTGGGAATGCTAACAACACTCCATTACACATAACATGTGAAAAGGGTCACTTTGAAATGGTCAAACTACTAACTGCACACCCTAAATGTAATATTGAAGCTGAGAATAAGAATCAAGAGAGACCAGTCTACTTAGCTTGTGAATCTGGAAATGTAGACATTGTACGACATCTTGTTGAAGACAAAGGTTGCGACATTGATGTCAGATGTGCGAAGGCTAAGAACACTCCATTACACATAGCATGTGAAAAGGGTCACTTTGAAATGGTCAAACTACTAACTGCACACCCTAAATGTAATATTGAAGCTGAGAATAAGAATCAGGAGAGACCAGTCTACTTAGCTTGTGAATCTGGAAATGTAGATATTGTACAACAACTTGTTGAAGACAAAGGTTGTGACATTGATGTCAGATGTGGGAATGCTAAGAACACTCCATTACACATAGCATGTGAAAAGGGTCACTTTGAAATGGTCAAACTACTAACTGCACACCCTAAATGTAATATTGAAGCTGAGAATAAGAATCAGGAGAGACCAGTCTACTTAGCTTGTGAATCTGGAAATGTAGACATTGTACGACATCTTGTTGAAGACAAAGGTTGCGACATTGATGTCAGATGTGGGAATGCTAACAACTCTCCATTACACATAACATGTGAAAATGGTCACTTTGAAATGGTCAAACTACTAACTGCACACCCTAAATGTAATATTGAAGCTGAGAATAAGAATCAGGAGAGACCAGTCTACTTAGCTTGTGAATCTGGAAATGTAGACATTGTACGACATCTTGTTGAAGACAAAGATTGCGACATTGATGTCAGATGTGCGAAGGCTAAGAACACTCCATTACACATAGCATGTGAAAAGGGTCACTTTGAAATGGTCAAACTACTAACTGCACACCCTAAATGTAATATTGAAGCTGAGAATAAGAATCAGGAGAGACCAGTCTACTTAGCTTGTGAATCTGGAAATGTAGACATTGTACGACATCTTGTTGAAGACAAAGATTGCGACATTGATGTCAGATGTGCGAAGGCTAAGAACACTCCATTACACATAGCATGTGAAAAGGGTCACTTTGAAATGGTCAAACTACTAACTGCACACCCTAAATGTAATATTGAAGCTGAGAATAAGAATCAGGAGAGACCAGTCTACTTAGCTTGTGAATCTGGAAATGTAGATATTGTACAACATCTTGTTGAAGACAAAGGTTGTGACATTGATGTCAGATGTGGGAATGCTAACAACTCTCCATTACACATAACATGTGAAAAGGGTCACTTTGAAATGGTCAAACTACTAACTGCACACCCTAAATGTAATATTGAAGCTGAGAATAATAATCAGGAGAGACCAGTCTGCTTAGCTTGTGAATCTGGAAATGTAGACATAGTACGACATCTTATTGAAGATAAAGGCTGTGATGTTGATGTCAAGACTCATTATAATGATACTCCATTACACTTAGCATGCAGGAAGAGTAACTTTGAAATTGTCAAACTTCTAACTGCACACCCTAAATGTAATATTGAAGCTGAGAATATGAATCAGGAGAGACCAGTCTACTTAGCTTGTGAATCTGGAAATGTAGATATTGTACGACATCTTGTTGAAGACAAAGGTTGTGATGTTCATTTCAAGAGATGTTATAGTAACAACACTCCATTACACATAGCATGCAAGAAGAGTAACTTTGAAATGGTCAAACTACTAACTGCACACCCTAAATGTAATATTGAAGCTGAGAATAAGAATCAGGAGAGACCAGTCTACTTAGCTTGTGAATCTGGAAATGTAGACATTGTACAACATCTTGTTGAAGATAAAGGCTGTGATGTTGATGTCAAGACTCATTATAATGATACTCCATTACACATAGCATGCAAGAAGAGTAACTTTGAAATTGTCAAACTACTAACTGCACACCCTAAATGTAATATTGAAGCTGAGAATGAAGATCAGGAGAGACCAGTCTACTTAGCTTGTAAGTCTGGAAATGTAGACATTGTACAACATCTTGTTGAAGACAAAGGTTGTGATGTTAATTTCAAGACTCAATATGATG GACCACCAGGTGCTGGTAAGAGTACTTTGAAGAAGAAATTACTCAATGAGTCTCTTACAGAACCTTCTCTTAGTACTGGTGTGGTTGATGCAGCCATACAAGTTGACTCATTTCGTAAACTACAACAACATAATGCAGTAGTTACTACAGAATGGAGGACACAAGATCTAGATGAAGAAGCTGTTTTAGTATATGAGAATATTGCATCTAGCACTTCAAGAAGTCTTCATCATCCTACTAGTAGTGAAATCATTCAATTCAACAACAATGTATCATCAGATATTGTGATACCAATGACAGAAATCAATGAAACTGACATTGATATGAGAGATGTATTAGAAGAGGAGCTGGAGGATAGTAGTGGCTGTAATAGTGATAGTGAAACAAACACAATGGAAGGACAAGAAGGTACCAAAAAAATCAGATTAGAAGAGAAACTGGAAGAAGGAGATATTGAAGAGGACaataaaagatttaaaaaaaaagacaaaaccaCTATAACACATCAAAAAGGTCTCAAATCACTATCAAAATTTGTAGAAAGTATTCCAGTCACCAAAAGAAGAGTTTATGAAGAGAGATCTCAACAAACCACCAAAGACAGTCATGCTATGTTACATATCATTGATACTGGAGGACAACCTGAGTTCCATGAAATGTTACCAGCTCTTATCACTGGTCCAGCTATTAATCTACTTGTTTTTGATCTAACAATAGACTTGAAAAGTCGTTATGAAATTACATATCGATCATCTAGTGGTGATTCTAAACCTTATCAAACATCCCTCACTCATGAAGAGGTCATCTTTCGTTCTCTAGCTAGTATAGCTTGTTTAAGACAAAATACTATTGGATGGAGTTTTGATGCAGTACCACTGAAGGATGAGTCAGAGCCTGCTGCATTCCTCATAGCTACTCACagagattgttttctaaatgaaACTGAAGCTCAAGCTAAAGTGGATTCAGTCAACAACCATCTTAAACTGAAGATACAGGCCAGCGGTGAACTGTTTAGAGAAGATCTTGTACAATATTCAACTTCAGATCAAGTGATTTTTGCACTTGACACAAGAAATGATCAAAAGAAATTGAAGAGTTACGTTCAATTCTTCATGAAGTCATTGACAGAAAGTTTCATGAGTTACCTGTTCCTGCTTCTTGGTGTGCCTTTAGCCTAA